In Candidatus Desulforudis audaxviator MP104C, a genomic segment contains:
- a CDS encoding sigma-70 family RNA polymerase sigma factor, translated as MDDVKTLVRRSQAGDTAAFEELVRLYQDKIYALACHLAGNQADAEDLAQEAFVKAYYALKGFRNEADFGTWLHRITVNQWINLKRRERPTLSLDEPVQTGDGEVQRELAAASAEPQEALERKEFQRFVRRALGEISREHRVVLVLREMHDYSYEEIARVLDCSLGTVKSRISRARTALKERVGALAREAGVALPVERERRGGDER; from the coding sequence TTGGACGACGTCAAGACGCTGGTCCGGCGCTCGCAAGCCGGCGATACCGCCGCCTTCGAGGAGCTGGTCCGGCTGTACCAGGACAAGATATACGCGCTGGCCTGCCACCTCGCTGGGAACCAGGCCGACGCCGAGGATCTGGCGCAGGAGGCCTTCGTGAAGGCGTATTATGCCTTGAAGGGCTTCCGCAACGAGGCCGACTTCGGCACCTGGCTGCACCGGATCACGGTGAACCAGTGGATAAACCTCAAGCGGCGGGAGCGGCCGACCCTCTCCCTCGACGAGCCGGTGCAGACCGGCGACGGCGAGGTGCAGCGGGAGCTGGCGGCGGCGTCCGCGGAGCCGCAGGAGGCGCTGGAGCGCAAGGAGTTCCAGCGGTTCGTGCGGCGGGCGCTGGGGGAGATTTCCCGGGAGCACCGGGTGGTGCTGGTGCTGCGGGAGATGCACGACTACAGTTACGAGGAGATCGCCCGTGTCCTGGACTGTTCCCTGGGCACGGTGAAGTCCCGCATCAGCCGGGCGCGGACGGCCCTGAAGGAAAGGGTGGGGGCGCTGGCCCGGGAGGCGGGCGTGGCGCTCCCGGTCGAGCGGGAACGCCGGGGTGGTGACGAACGGTGA
- a CDS encoding S-layer homology domain-containing protein, which produces MQKQRQLFVLGALVVLSALLITVFLLAPGGGGLFGPAAGPETRPGKTGRTGPLTVLETVPPPASAAAAADAGRPADGSGGDPLVLNVTLFRADAKDRVAALVHAHGGTVLRGLDEEDGRVLRVSLSTPLPEALAGSPDVFSLEPYEAPVLLNDRVRAVIGADFLTVPGFATPSGLTGAGQIVAVADSGLDRGRTDEIHPDLASVPGRMPKVVLLRSWSGGGTADPVGHGTHVAATVAGTGTASGGKHRGVAPGASIYFQALLNPAGELEPPADLVSLFRPAYEAGARVHVNGWGGRTNAYRSVSAQVDRFVHYYRDFLPVFGAGNAGPHHGTLTPEANSKNALVVGASQNPRPAYGPDSLAADKAAAFSSRGPAADGRIKPDLLAPGTAVISARSALVADNYPAHPAYQRMEGTSMAAAAAGGSAVLLREYFRVEERLARPSAALLRAALVNGARPVKGAEPRQTFGILDLGATVLALREKTFHHIDAHNGLAEGEAVSRTFAVEHPDAPFSATLAWTDPPAAPGAARTLVNNLDLTVTSPDGTVFHGNDFAGIGRSDDVNNIERVVIARPQPGTYTVTVRAARVAENAAWSRGTAAPAQDFALVFGCLPVRETALGANGNALETAGGGRVELPRAGAKNLVNGVRAGGTAKDILPGADLYLFGPSAEAPRAAYAVSATWRAGAVKTLDFEGETVFAAINPLEREGGYFLAPQGRNAVWINGAPGTPEALPPGVEITGAVNPSTQTLWRVEAFYRERDGLLAAIDAAAGKIRLVGDEEPLRISPAAAVSIDDVVVDGCWIDRPFGAAGAAVVGELRAGMAVRLVLSPTTGEVQYISARRPIAFGGLHAVDPESRRLTLETGTEFKVFPGAAIRRDRETVPLEALRPGDRLLAVLLPGSREVLGVEAFSRVLYGQVLYTGETVAYLMDEYDVFRSITFTPGTQFFRWGLRVDAAALSPGLWVRVLLDPAGHPHQPGRVGRALRFDVAERAVRGAGTLEMYDPGRRLVRIDGQEYRLDPRTAVLKNGYPVTAESLRPGERVEFTALPAGAEQVLIEVAARSVPGVPAPELSASGLPFNGYLLVSGRTSADRVHFVHADGSRLEVPLRERSFAYPVQRQPGETSLRVVAVDSQSGAVTGQTVSFPPLREARVLTDIRGSWAERDIQALSARNLMVGYPDGTFRPDRPVNRAEFSAVLVRLLGWPTRPGAAPGFADDAAVPDWARPSVAAARDRGLVSGYPDGTFRPAAPVTRAEAAAVLVRALEQFRDPPPDSPPPYADWALVPDWAQAPVSRAYEAGIFRGRPDGRFAPAAPVTRAELAAALNRFLAAGR; this is translated from the coding sequence ATGCAAAAGCAAAGGCAACTGTTCGTGCTCGGCGCGCTTGTCGTGCTCAGTGCGTTGCTGATTACGGTTTTTCTGCTCGCGCCGGGGGGCGGCGGGCTCTTCGGCCCGGCGGCCGGCCCGGAGACCAGACCCGGCAAAACCGGCCGCACCGGCCCTCTCACCGTCCTTGAAACGGTCCCACCGCCGGCCTCCGCCGCCGCGGCCGCGGACGCGGGCCGGCCCGCAGACGGGTCCGGTGGCGATCCCCTGGTGCTCAACGTCACCCTGTTCCGGGCGGACGCCAAGGACCGGGTGGCGGCCCTGGTGCACGCGCACGGCGGCACTGTCCTGCGCGGCCTGGACGAGGAGGACGGCCGGGTCCTGCGGGTGAGCCTGTCCACCCCGCTGCCCGAGGCGCTCGCCGGCAGCCCGGACGTCTTTTCCCTTGAACCTTACGAAGCCCCTGTCCTTCTGAACGACCGGGTACGCGCGGTCATCGGGGCTGATTTTCTCACCGTGCCGGGCTTCGCCACGCCGTCTGGCCTAACCGGGGCCGGCCAGATCGTGGCCGTGGCCGACAGCGGCTTGGACCGGGGCCGCACCGACGAGATCCACCCCGACCTCGCCAGCGTCCCGGGCCGCATGCCCAAGGTCGTCCTCCTGCGTTCCTGGTCCGGCGGCGGCACGGCCGACCCGGTCGGGCACGGCACCCACGTCGCGGCCACGGTGGCCGGGACCGGCACCGCCTCCGGCGGGAAACACCGCGGCGTGGCCCCGGGAGCGAGCATCTACTTCCAGGCCCTTCTAAACCCGGCCGGCGAACTCGAACCGCCCGCCGACCTGGTGTCGCTCTTCCGCCCGGCCTACGAGGCCGGCGCCCGCGTGCACGTGAACGGCTGGGGCGGCCGGACCAACGCCTATCGGAGTGTCAGCGCCCAGGTGGACCGCTTCGTGCACTACTACCGCGACTTTTTACCCGTGTTCGGCGCCGGGAACGCCGGCCCGCATCATGGCACCCTCACCCCGGAAGCAAACAGCAAGAACGCCCTGGTGGTCGGGGCGTCTCAGAACCCCCGCCCGGCCTACGGCCCGGACAGCCTGGCCGCCGATAAAGCGGCCGCCTTCTCCAGCCGCGGCCCGGCGGCCGACGGGCGCATTAAGCCGGACCTCCTCGCGCCCGGCACCGCCGTCATCTCGGCCCGCTCGGCGCTCGTGGCCGACAACTACCCGGCCCACCCGGCCTACCAGCGGATGGAGGGGACCAGCATGGCCGCGGCCGCGGCCGGCGGGTCCGCCGTCCTGCTCCGCGAGTACTTCAGGGTCGAGGAACGCCTGGCCCGCCCCTCGGCGGCCCTCCTGCGCGCCGCCCTGGTGAACGGCGCCCGACCCGTAAAAGGGGCGGAGCCAAGGCAGACCTTCGGCATCCTGGACCTCGGCGCCACCGTCCTCGCCCTGCGCGAGAAAACCTTCCACCACATCGACGCCCACAACGGCCTGGCGGAGGGCGAGGCCGTCTCCCGCACCTTCGCGGTCGAACACCCCGACGCGCCCTTTTCGGCCACCCTGGCCTGGACCGACCCGCCCGCCGCCCCGGGGGCGGCCCGCACCCTGGTGAACAACCTGGACCTGACGGTCACCTCGCCGGACGGCACGGTTTTCCACGGCAACGACTTCGCGGGCATCGGCCGGTCCGACGACGTGAACAACATCGAGCGGGTGGTCATCGCGCGGCCGCAGCCCGGGACCTACACCGTGACCGTCCGGGCGGCGCGCGTCGCCGAAAACGCTGCCTGGAGCCGCGGGACGGCGGCGCCCGCCCAGGACTTCGCCCTGGTGTTCGGCTGCCTTCCGGTGCGGGAGACGGCCCTTGGCGCGAACGGAAACGCGCTGGAGACCGCCGGCGGCGGCCGGGTCGAACTCCCGCGCGCCGGGGCGAAAAACCTGGTGAACGGGGTGCGCGCCGGCGGCACCGCAAAGGACATTCTGCCCGGCGCCGACCTCTATCTGTTCGGACCTTCCGCTGAGGCGCCCCGGGCTGCGTACGCCGTGTCCGCAACCTGGCGCGCCGGGGCGGTGAAAACCCTGGACTTCGAGGGGGAGACCGTGTTCGCGGCCATCAATCCGCTGGAGCGGGAGGGCGGCTACTTCCTGGCCCCGCAGGGCCGGAACGCCGTCTGGATCAACGGCGCCCCGGGGACCCCGGAAGCGCTGCCTCCGGGGGTGGAAATCACGGGTGCCGTCAACCCGTCCACCCAGACCCTGTGGCGGGTGGAGGCCTTCTACCGGGAGCGGGACGGACTCCTGGCCGCGATTGACGCCGCCGCCGGGAAGATCCGGCTGGTCGGGGACGAGGAGCCCCTGCGGATTTCCCCCGCGGCCGCCGTTTCCATCGACGACGTCGTGGTGGACGGCTGTTGGATCGACCGGCCCTTCGGCGCGGCTGGCGCGGCTGTGGTGGGAGAACTGCGGGCCGGCATGGCGGTCCGCCTGGTCCTGTCGCCAACCACCGGGGAAGTGCAGTATATCAGCGCCCGCCGGCCGATCGCCTTTGGCGGGCTGCACGCGGTCGACCCCGAAAGCCGGCGCCTGACTCTGGAAACCGGCACCGAGTTCAAAGTCTTTCCCGGCGCCGCCATCCGCCGGGACCGGGAGACCGTGCCTCTTGAAGCCTTGCGGCCGGGCGACCGCCTCCTGGCGGTGCTCCTGCCGGGTTCGCGGGAAGTGCTGGGGGTGGAGGCGTTCTCGCGGGTGCTGTACGGCCAGGTGCTGTACACCGGCGAAACCGTGGCTTACCTGATGGACGAGTACGACGTGTTTCGAAGTATCACCTTTACGCCCGGCACCCAGTTCTTCCGCTGGGGCCTGCGGGTGGACGCCGCCGCGCTGTCCCCCGGTCTCTGGGTGCGGGTGCTCCTGGACCCGGCGGGGCACCCGCACCAGCCGGGGCGGGTCGGCCGGGCGCTGCGCTTCGACGTTGCCGAACGGGCGGTCCGAGGGGCGGGCACCCTGGAAATGTATGACCCCGGCCGCCGGCTGGTCCGCATCGACGGACAGGAGTACCGGCTGGACCCGCGCACCGCGGTGCTCAAAAACGGCTACCCGGTCACCGCCGAGAGCCTGCGCCCCGGCGAACGGGTGGAGTTCACCGCCCTGCCGGCCGGGGCGGAGCAGGTGCTGATCGAGGTGGCGGCGCGGTCGGTTCCCGGCGTACCCGCTCCGGAGCTGAGCGCTTCCGGACTGCCGTTTAACGGCTACCTGCTGGTGAGCGGGCGCACCAGCGCCGACCGGGTGCATTTCGTGCACGCCGACGGCAGCCGCTTGGAAGTGCCCCTGCGGGAGAGGAGCTTCGCCTACCCGGTCCAGAGGCAGCCCGGTGAAACCAGCCTGCGGGTGGTGGCGGTGGACAGCCAGAGCGGCGCCGTCACCGGGCAGACGGTGTCCTTCCCGCCGCTCCGGGAAGCGCGCGTCCTGACGGACATCCGGGGCTCCTGGGCCGAGCGGGACATCCAGGCCCTGAGCGCCCGGAACCTGATGGTCGGCTATCCGGACGGCACCTTCCGGCCGGACCGCCCCGTGAACCGCGCCGAGTTCAGCGCCGTGCTGGTGCGCCTCCTGGGCTGGCCCACCAGACCGGGCGCCGCCCCCGGCTTTGCCGACGATGCCGCCGTCCCGGACTGGGCCCGGCCCTCGGTCGCCGCCGCCCGCGACCGCGGTCTGGTCAGCGGCTACCCGGACGGCACCTTCCGCCCTGCGGCTCCCGTCACCCGGGCCGAGGCCGCCGCCGTCCTCGTGCGCGCGCTTGAGCAGTTCCGGGACCCGCCGCCGGATTCCCCGCCGCCCTACGCCGACTGGGCCCTGGTGCCCGACTGGGCGCAAGCCCCCGTGTCGCGCGCCTACGAGGCCGGGATCTTCCGCGGCCGCCCGGACGGGCGCTTCGCCCCCGCCGCCCCCGTTACCCGCGCCGAGCTGGCCGCGGCCCTAAACCGCTTCCTCGCCGCCGGCCGGTAA
- a CDS encoding type II toxin-antitoxin system VapC family toxin, which translates to MERVMVDTSAVYALLDRSDKRHAQAKKLLHHLRVTSAPILLTNFVVAECHALIAGRLGPDLGRAWLRGLVWPVERVTEEDENRAREIILTYEDKSFSYTDATTFALMERLNIGTVFAFDIHFAQFGFRLLRD; encoded by the coding sequence GTGGAAAGAGTGATGGTGGATACCAGCGCCGTTTACGCCCTGCTGGACCGGTCGGACAAACGGCACGCGCAAGCCAAAAAGCTTTTGCACCATCTCCGGGTGACTTCGGCGCCGATTCTGCTCACCAACTTTGTGGTCGCCGAATGTCACGCCCTGATTGCCGGCAGGCTGGGACCGGACCTCGGCCGGGCATGGTTAAGGGGCCTGGTCTGGCCGGTGGAGCGGGTCACCGAAGAAGATGAGAACCGGGCCCGGGAAATCATACTCACCTACGAAGACAAATCCTTTTCCTATACCGACGCCACCACGTTCGCCTTGATGGAACGGCTGAACATCGGCACCGTTTTCGCGTTCGACATTCACTTCGCCCAGTTCGGGTTCCGCCTGCTGCGGGATTAA
- a CDS encoding copper amine oxidase N-terminal domain-containing protein, with the protein MYKIRSKKLTILLTLIFVLSIMLPLAVPAGAATTYSALTAPSVPQTTAPGTTVDLGTIFIAIDALGVGTHSAVFRLPSSVTLPAVLATPSISPALAPPDTITVARLGNQEFRLDLTTSAASGLLTDVKITVPITGVTTAAASGDITCTITSLSGQLPDGSVVVGKAPSGQVSVSMVSTPTMGLAGRAVSINIQENIAGGLAVDAVNSLEFALPTGFDWSGASIINVATGLPPGVDGIGVSVVPGDTRKLRVVRTGVTAPRMFLRVTATITPSETLAKFGDVTATIGGASSTNVNSLLVAKYAEFGVSVSAKTVEDALAGRAAQKIGDFYVKEAVPGSLIAGRSITFKLPDNAVWNTNPTVVVEKGDITLGALVAVDTRTLRVPITAGSSATAAEILLRDGRVTLAADTVGDLNLEFSGQSGATGTLKVANVLAPVTVSAATPDVIIGQKNQAAGNFTIVESRKGAIDRTPRMLTVAGPNGVSFAKVPKVEVTSGDLRIDSVTVTGGELRIVIRSDSTVASTIAVSDVAITVDRTVPVGPIVFDVNGDAINQTATTFPAAGCVAKVALANVVTPAPAETKRTAAFVIGSTTYTVGGVEATMDVAPYVKDGRTYLPIRFAGQALGVAEENIFWDNATRTATLIKGDRVVQFTVGQKAVVINGARVAIDVAPEITNKRTMLPFRHIATAFGASVLWDATTQTVTMEL; encoded by the coding sequence GTGTACAAAATCAGGAGCAAGAAACTCACCATCCTGCTCACCCTAATCTTCGTACTAAGTATCATGCTCCCGCTGGCTGTGCCGGCCGGTGCGGCGACAACGTACAGTGCGCTGACGGCGCCTTCAGTGCCTCAGACCACAGCGCCGGGAACAACCGTCGATCTGGGCACCATCTTTATCGCTATTGATGCGCTTGGAGTTGGAACGCATTCCGCCGTGTTCCGGCTACCCTCGAGCGTTACCTTACCGGCCGTCCTGGCGACTCCAAGCATCTCCCCGGCCTTAGCCCCGCCTGATACCATTACTGTAGCGCGTTTGGGTAATCAGGAGTTTCGCCTTGACTTGACCACTTCGGCCGCCAGTGGTTTGTTGACCGACGTTAAGATCACGGTTCCCATTACGGGTGTCACCACCGCAGCGGCGAGTGGGGACATTACGTGCACCATCACCAGCCTGTCCGGCCAGTTGCCCGACGGCAGTGTGGTAGTCGGTAAGGCCCCGAGCGGCCAAGTAAGCGTTTCGATGGTCAGCACCCCGACGATGGGTCTGGCCGGCAGAGCCGTTTCAATCAATATACAGGAGAACATCGCGGGTGGCCTTGCTGTCGATGCCGTCAACTCCTTAGAGTTTGCTCTTCCCACCGGTTTCGACTGGTCAGGAGCCAGTATTATCAACGTTGCTACCGGCCTGCCGCCTGGTGTTGACGGTATTGGCGTTTCCGTCGTCCCTGGTGATACCCGCAAGCTGCGGGTAGTCCGTACCGGCGTTACAGCTCCGAGGATGTTCCTAAGGGTTACGGCGACCATCACGCCTTCGGAAACATTGGCCAAGTTTGGCGATGTGACGGCAACCATTGGCGGTGCCAGCAGCACGAATGTTAATTCTCTGTTGGTTGCCAAGTATGCCGAATTCGGCGTTTCGGTTTCAGCGAAGACCGTTGAGGATGCTCTGGCTGGGCGTGCCGCTCAGAAGATCGGCGACTTCTACGTGAAAGAAGCCGTACCCGGAAGCCTGATTGCGGGACGTAGCATCACCTTCAAGTTGCCTGACAACGCTGTGTGGAACACCAACCCGACGGTCGTGGTTGAAAAAGGCGACATTACGCTTGGTGCTCTCGTAGCGGTGGATACCCGGACGCTCAGAGTGCCGATCACCGCTGGAAGTTCGGCAACAGCGGCCGAAATCCTGTTGAGGGATGGGAGAGTCACTTTGGCTGCCGATACAGTTGGTGACTTGAACCTTGAGTTCTCCGGCCAGTCCGGCGCTACCGGCACGCTCAAGGTGGCCAACGTTCTGGCCCCGGTCACTGTCAGTGCGGCTACGCCTGATGTGATTATCGGGCAGAAGAACCAGGCTGCCGGTAACTTCACCATCGTTGAAAGCAGAAAGGGAGCCATTGACAGAACTCCTCGCATGCTTACCGTTGCCGGGCCGAACGGCGTCAGCTTTGCGAAGGTTCCTAAGGTTGAGGTTACTTCTGGCGACCTGAGGATTGACAGTGTCACTGTCACAGGCGGTGAACTGAGAATTGTGATCAGGAGCGACAGCACAGTCGCCAGCACCATCGCCGTTTCCGACGTGGCAATTACTGTCGACCGCACTGTCCCCGTTGGACCGATTGTCTTTGACGTGAATGGTGACGCCATCAACCAAACCGCTACTACCTTCCCGGCTGCCGGTTGCGTAGCCAAGGTGGCACTGGCCAACGTGGTCACCCCGGCTCCGGCTGAGACCAAGCGGACCGCCGCCTTCGTGATCGGTTCCACCACCTACACGGTAGGCGGTGTGGAGGCCACGATGGATGTCGCGCCGTACGTCAAGGACGGCCGCACCTACCTGCCGATCCGCTTCGCGGGTCAGGCGCTGGGCGTCGCGGAGGAGAACATCTTCTGGGACAACGCCACCCGCACCGCCACCCTGATCAAGGGTGACCGGGTCGTGCAGTTCACCGTCGGTCAGAAGGCCGTGGTCATCAACGGCGCCCGCGTCGCCATCGACGTGGCTCCGGAGATCACCAACAAGCGGACCATGCTTCCCTTCCGCCATATCGCCACCGCCTTCGGGGCGAGCGTCCTGTGGGACGCCACCACCCAGACCGTGACGATGGAGCTGTAA
- a CDS encoding AbrB/MazE/SpoVT family DNA-binding domain-containing protein: MTAQVVRVTAKGQLTVPVSIRRSLGIREGDYLAVYLDGDGIRLKKVETVRPLDKDDPFWRLVGSGASGLGDVAENHDRYLAEGERERWKE, from the coding sequence ATGACCGCGCAGGTGGTGCGGGTAACGGCCAAAGGTCAACTGACCGTCCCGGTTTCAATCAGGCGTTCTCTGGGCATCCGGGAGGGCGACTACCTGGCGGTGTACCTGGATGGAGACGGTATCCGTCTGAAAAAGGTGGAAACCGTCCGCCCGCTCGACAAGGATGATCCCTTCTGGCGGCTGGTCGGGTCCGGAGCCAGCGGCCTCGGCGACGTGGCCGAGAATCACGACCGTTACCTGGCAGAGGGAGAGCGTGAACGGTGGAAAGAGTGA
- a CDS encoding ribbon-helix-helix domain-containing protein encodes MKSITVKLDEATFRQLQEAAEAGGIKNQSELVRRALKTYLARESLAARKQAVADYAADAGAQQEAVGLAETGLDDLKDYLEQIEEGDA; translated from the coding sequence ATGAAATCCATAACCGTAAAATTGGATGAAGCCACTTTCCGGCAGTTGCAAGAAGCGGCGGAAGCCGGGGGGATCAAAAACCAGAGTGAACTGGTGCGTCGCGCCTTAAAGACCTATCTGGCAAGAGAATCGCTGGCGGCCAGGAAACAGGCGGTCGCCGATTATGCGGCCGATGCCGGCGCTCAGCAGGAAGCGGTCGGTCTGGCGGAAACCGGCCTCGATGATCTGAAGGACTACCTTGAACAGATTGAGGAAGGGGATGCATAG
- a CDS encoding type II toxin-antitoxin system PemK/MazF family toxin, with amino-acid sequence MHRPVRRGDIYRIALGDTKGHKTRGSHYAVVVQADLYNVLSTALVVPLSSSVKRPAPFHVPLQVLGKRTYALVEQLRAVDVNRRLKEHITSIIDSGIARRLPLAVIGRVAPPRADICGYFSSVPAGGRWK; translated from the coding sequence ATGCATAGGCCTGTCCGCCGGGGAGACATATATCGGATCGCTTTGGGCGATACGAAGGGCCACAAGACGCGAGGCTCTCATTATGCGGTGGTGGTACAGGCCGATTTGTACAATGTTTTGAGTACCGCGTTGGTTGTCCCGCTTTCCAGTTCCGTTAAACGCCCGGCCCCATTTCACGTCCCCCTGCAGGTTCTGGGGAAGCGTACTTATGCCCTGGTGGAGCAATTGCGGGCGGTGGACGTAAACCGCCGGCTCAAAGAACACATCACCAGTATAATTGATTCTGGGATTGCACGAAGATTACCGCTGGCTGTAATAGGCCGGGTTGCCCCCCCACGTGCAGATATTTGCGGATATTTTTCGTCCGTCCCCGCCGGGGGGAGGTGGAAATAA
- a CDS encoding type II toxin-antitoxin system VapC family toxin yields MRQIFVDTSFWYAHAFAGDAHHREAAAFLSHVPAPLVTSNFVFDELMTILRYDFGHHVAVKYGKHLRESKICTLVRLNAEDEETAWALFLKYSDQNFRFTDCTSFALMRRLGINEAAAFDGHFDAAGFTRLPAVPLRKKPPK; encoded by the coding sequence ATGCGCCAGATATTCGTAGACACCAGCTTTTGGTACGCTCACGCCTTTGCCGGTGACGCCCATCACCGGGAGGCGGCAGCTTTTCTCAGCCACGTGCCTGCTCCCCTTGTAACTTCTAACTTCGTTTTCGACGAATTAATGACTATCCTGCGGTATGATTTCGGCCACCATGTAGCCGTGAAATACGGGAAACACCTGCGGGAGAGCAAGATTTGCACTCTGGTACGCCTGAACGCCGAGGATGAAGAAACAGCCTGGGCGCTTTTCCTCAAGTACAGCGATCAGAATTTCCGTTTTACCGACTGCACCAGCTTTGCTCTCATGCGCCGCCTGGGGATTAACGAGGCAGCCGCTTTTGACGGTCATTTTGATGCTGCCGGTTTCACCCGCTTACCCGCGGTACCGCTAAGAAAAAAGCCGCCGAAGTAA
- a CDS encoding zf-HC2 domain-containing protein, translating into MKCLEARQLFSAHLDGELAPAEGELLRAHLAECGACAADFELERAVSLVLRESAVADPLTRQSGYPRVPRAPEGFARGVTAAIEKRRRGRAVGWFGGWRPALAAAAASLLIAAGALGYGAQQWLARGPVIAQHDLPGAVGEVTAPAGDVPAAPVTESPGGTGQGGETPGVAPAGERAGPGQAPVTKPDAAPETRPDREPGRTQVAVAPVEQKVFLNKPRSIESTLIKLNVDHPAQVRNQALLVAGDAGAALQSQAAQSGTVEVLRFYVDPGKAEQFTNRLADLGRVADRQSDSRDITRQFASTLEQYQELLAQRPRVTDPGELATLDERIASLERWLTEHDREAEEHVVVLVLQQN; encoded by the coding sequence GTGAAGTGCCTGGAGGCGAGACAACTTTTTTCGGCGCACCTGGACGGGGAACTGGCCCCGGCCGAGGGTGAGCTTTTGCGGGCGCACCTGGCGGAGTGCGGCGCTTGCGCCGCCGATTTCGAACTGGAGCGTGCGGTGTCGCTGGTGCTCCGGGAGAGCGCCGTGGCCGACCCGCTGACCCGCCAAAGCGGGTACCCCCGGGTGCCCCGGGCGCCGGAGGGCTTCGCCCGGGGCGTGACCGCGGCCATCGAGAAGCGGCGGCGGGGCCGGGCGGTCGGGTGGTTCGGCGGTTGGCGACCGGCCTTGGCGGCGGCGGCCGCTTCCCTCTTGATCGCCGCCGGCGCGCTGGGTTACGGGGCACAGCAGTGGCTCGCCCGGGGGCCGGTGATCGCCCAGCATGATCTGCCGGGCGCGGTCGGCGAAGTAACCGCGCCGGCGGGTGACGTGCCGGCGGCGCCGGTGACCGAGAGCCCGGGCGGTACGGGTCAGGGTGGAGAGACGCCGGGCGTTGCGCCGGCCGGCGAGCGGGCCGGGCCCGGCCAGGCACCGGTCACCAAGCCGGATGCGGCGCCGGAAACCCGGCCGGACCGGGAACCGGGGCGCACCCAGGTGGCGGTGGCGCCGGTGGAACAAAAGGTGTTTTTGAACAAGCCCCGGAGTATTGAAAGCACGCTGATCAAGCTGAACGTGGACCACCCCGCGCAGGTACGGAATCAGGCGCTGCTCGTCGCCGGAGATGCGGGGGCCGCGCTGCAGTCGCAGGCGGCACAGTCCGGGACGGTCGAGGTGCTGCGGTTCTATGTGGATCCCGGTAAGGCCGAACAGTTCACCAACCGGCTGGCGGACCTGGGCCGGGTGGCGGACCGGCAGAGCGATTCGCGCGACATCACCCGCCAGTTCGCCAGCACATTGGAGCAGTACCAGGAGCTTCTGGCCCAGCGGCCGCGGGTGACCGACCCGGGTGAGCTGGCCACCCTGGACGAGCGAATTGCCTCCCTGGAGCGATGGCTCACCGAGCACGACCGGGAAGCGGAAGAACACGTGGTGGTGCTGGTGCTGCAGCAGAATTAA